A region from the Medicago truncatula cultivar Jemalong A17 chromosome 6, MtrunA17r5.0-ANR, whole genome shotgun sequence genome encodes:
- the LOC120575968 gene encoding secreted RxLR effector protein 161-like, whose product MRDIPYASAIGSIMYAMICTRPDVSYALSATSRYQSNPGNDHWIAVKNILKYLRRTKDTFLVYGGQEELSVIGYTDASFQTDHDDFRSQSGYVFCLNGDAMSWKSSKQETVADSTTEAEYIAASNAAKEAVWIKKFISDLGIVPSIVDPIELLCDNNGAIAQAKEPRSHQKSKHIQRRYHLIREIIERGDVKICKVPTLDNVADPLTKALAQQKHDGHTRSMGIRFMPNWL is encoded by the coding sequence ATGCGTGATATCCCATATGCTTCAGCAATTGGTTCTATCATGTATGCTATGATATGTACTCGACCAGATGTCTCGTATGCTTTAAGTGCTACGAGCAGATACCAGTCTAATCCTGGCAACGATCATTGGATTGCTGTCAAGAATATCCTTAAGTACTTGAGAAGAACTAAGGATACCTTCTTGGTCTATGGAGGTCAAGAAGAGCTCTCTGTAATTGGTTACACTGATGCTAGTTTTCAGACCGATCATGATGACTTTAGATCGCAATCTGGATATGTGTTTTGCTTAAATGGCGATGCTATGAGCTGGAAAAGTTCAAAGCAAGAAACAGTCGCTGATTCTACAACTGAAGCCGAGTATATTGCTGCATCCAATGCCGCAAAAGAAGCTGTTTGGATTAAGAAATTCATTTCTGATCTTGGAATAGTTCCGAGTATTGTGGATCCCATTGAATTACTATGTGATAACAATGGTGCAATCGCACAAGCCAAAGAACCTAGATCTCACCAGAAATCCAAACACATACAAAGGCGTTATCATCTTATTCGAGAGATTATCGAAAGAGGAGATGTTAAAATATGCAAAGTACCAACATTGGACAATGTCGCTGATCCACTTACTAAAGCTCTTGCCCAGCAGAAGCATGATGGTCATACTAGATCTATGGGTATTAGGTTTATGCCTAATTGGCTCTAG
- the LOC25480718 gene encoding F-box/kelch-repeat protein At3g23880 isoform X1, producing the protein MTPVTPVFLPGDLIAELLSFLPVKSLVRFKCVNKAWKTLISDPTFVKLHLNRSSSTRNPLFTLVILHVPTTTMVYGKVGRGNSVVPYSLNRLIQNPSFTLSVDPYYRLTGRQSSYIIGTCNGLILLIGGDLYGYFRLWNPTTRTMSYKFGHFRSFDSPAHHRFTFLGHYKFSFGLDNSTDTYKIVASNYNPNIVRIWSVGHYGWKDIQSFPVVPVHSYFGENDVHNAVYLSSTLNWLAVHNDFDYDIKNLKVEQFVIVSLDLRTETYNQYRLPRDFHEMPSALPIVAVLGGFLCCSYFYKETDFLIWQMKELGNDESWTQFLKIRYQNLQINHDYFSDHEFIHDTVKYHFQLVPLLLSEEADTLVLKTSQESHPILYNWKENRVQRTKVTTSTTVTDDSRNSILWCSAKVYVESLVPIF; encoded by the coding sequence ATGACTCCGGTGACGCCGGTGTTCCTTCCGGGCGATCTCATCGCAGAGTTACTTTCCTTCCTTCCCGTGAAATCTCTTGTTCGATTCAAATGTGTTAACAAGGCTTGGAAAACCCTAATATCTGATCCCACTTTTGTGAAATTACACCTCAATCGATCATCGTCAACACGAAATCCACTCTTCACACTAGTCATTCTGCACGTCCCAACAACCACCATGGTCTACGGTAAAGTGGGTCGGGGTAACAGTGTCGTTCCTTACTCGTTAAACCGTTTAATTCAAAACCCATCATTCACCCTTTCTGTCGATCCGTACTATCGTTTGACCGGTAGACAAAGCTCTTATATAATCGGTACCTGCAATGGTTTGATTCTTTTGATTGGCGGTGATCTATATGGATATTTTCGGCTATGGAACCCAACCACAAGAACGATGTCTTACAAATTTGGCCATTTTCGCAGTTTTGACAGCCCTGCACACCACCGTTTCACGTTTCTTGGCCATTACAAATTCAGCTTTGGTCTTGATAACTCTACTGATACTTACAAGATAGTGGCGTCCAATTACAATCCAAATATTGTAAGAATTTGGAGTGTTGGACATTATGGTTGGAAAGATATTCAAAGTTTCCCTGTTGTTCCTGTCCATTCCTATTTCGGTGAAAATGATGTGCATAATGCTGTGTATTTGAGTAGCACTCTTAATTGGTTGGCTGTTCACAATGACTTTGACTATGATATTAAGAATCTTAAAGTTGAGCAGTTTGTTATTGTTTCACTCGATTTGAGAACTGAGACATACAATCAGTACCGTCTGCCTCGTGATTTTCATGAAATGCCATCTGCTCTGCCAATTGTTGCTGTCTTGGGGGGCTTCCTTTGTTGTTcctatttttacaaagaaaccGATTTTCTTATATGGCAGATGAAGGAATTAGGAAATGATGAATCTTGGACTCAGTTTCTTAAAATAAGGTATCAAAATCTTCAAATAAATCATGACTACTTTAGTGACCATGAATTTATCCATGACACGGTAAAGTATCATTTTCAATTGGTGCCGCTTCTTCTTTCAGAAGAGGCTGATACACTGGTGCTTAAGACCAGCCAAGAATCCCATCCAATTCTCTATAATTGGAAAGAAAATAGAGTGCAGCGAACAAAAGTTACAACAAGTACTACTGTTACCGATGATAGTAGGAATTCTATACTGTGGTGCTCGGCCAAGGTTTACGTTGAAAGCTTGGTTCCAATTTTTTGA
- the LOC25480718 gene encoding F-box/kelch-repeat protein At3g23880 isoform X2, which produces MTPVTPVFLPGDLIAELLSFLPVKSLVRFKCVNKAWKTLISDPTFVKLHLNRSSSTRNPLFTLVILHVPTTTMVYGKVGRGNSVVPYSLNRLIQNPSFTLSVDPYYRLTGRQSSYIIGTCNGLILLIGGDLYGYFRLWNPTTRTMSYKFGHFRSFDSPAHHRFTFLGHYKFSFGLDNSTDTYKIVASNYNPNIVRIWSVGHYGWKDIQSFPVVPVHSYFGENDVHNAVYLSSTLNWLAVHNDFDYDIKNLKVEQFVIVSLDLRTETYNQYRLPRDFHEMPSALPIVAVLGGFLCCSYFYKETDFLIWQMKELGNDESWTQFLKIRMIQALAAQLLQQMLLQVMMNHEWEKTKGRTF; this is translated from the exons ATGACTCCGGTGACGCCGGTGTTCCTTCCGGGCGATCTCATCGCAGAGTTACTTTCCTTCCTTCCCGTGAAATCTCTTGTTCGATTCAAATGTGTTAACAAGGCTTGGAAAACCCTAATATCTGATCCCACTTTTGTGAAATTACACCTCAATCGATCATCGTCAACACGAAATCCACTCTTCACACTAGTCATTCTGCACGTCCCAACAACCACCATGGTCTACGGTAAAGTGGGTCGGGGTAACAGTGTCGTTCCTTACTCGTTAAACCGTTTAATTCAAAACCCATCATTCACCCTTTCTGTCGATCCGTACTATCGTTTGACCGGTAGACAAAGCTCTTATATAATCGGTACCTGCAATGGTTTGATTCTTTTGATTGGCGGTGATCTATATGGATATTTTCGGCTATGGAACCCAACCACAAGAACGATGTCTTACAAATTTGGCCATTTTCGCAGTTTTGACAGCCCTGCACACCACCGTTTCACGTTTCTTGGCCATTACAAATTCAGCTTTGGTCTTGATAACTCTACTGATACTTACAAGATAGTGGCGTCCAATTACAATCCAAATATTGTAAGAATTTGGAGTGTTGGACATTATGGTTGGAAAGATATTCAAAGTTTCCCTGTTGTTCCTGTCCATTCCTATTTCGGTGAAAATGATGTGCATAATGCTGTGTATTTGAGTAGCACTCTTAATTGGTTGGCTGTTCACAATGACTTTGACTATGATATTAAGAATCTTAAAGTTGAGCAGTTTGTTATTGTTTCACTCGATTTGAGAACTGAGACATACAATCAGTACCGTCTGCCTCGTGATTTTCATGAAATGCCATCTGCTCTGCCAATTGTTGCTGTCTTGGGGGGCTTCCTTTGTTGTTcctatttttacaaagaaaccGATTTTCTTATATGGCAGATGAAGGAATTAGGAAATGATGAATCTTGGACTCAGTTTCTTAAAATAAG GATGATACAAGCTTTGGCGGCACAACTACTTCAACAGATGTTACTACAAGTTATGATGAATCATGAATGGGAGAAAACAAAAGGGAGAACCTTTTGA